The Devosia sp. A16 genome includes a window with the following:
- the aspS gene encoding aspartate--tRNA ligase has protein sequence MHRYRTHTCAALRQGDVGNNVRLSGWVHRVRDHGGLLFIDLRDHYGLTQLVIDPDSKAFKLAETVRSEWVIRVDGEVKQRTPETVNAKQPTGEVEVFIRELEVLSEATELPLPVFAEPDYPEDIRLKYRFLDLRRETLHANIVKRTKVISSMRRRMGDIGFAEYSTPILTASSPEGARDFLVPSRIHPGKFFALPQAPQQYKQLLMVAGFDRYFQIAPCFRDEDPRADRLPGEFYQLDLEMSFVTQEEIWDTMQPVITGLFEEFADGKPVTKEWPRIPYDTAVRKYGSDKPDLRNPIEMQDVTEHFRGSGFGVFANQIASDPKVEVWAIPARTGGSRAFCDRMNAWAQGQGQPGLGYIFFKDGAGSGPVAKNIGEERTAAIRTQLGLADGDAVFFVLGRPDKMYKFAGEARVKIGLDLNLTELDQFKLCWIVDFPFYEWSEEEKRLDFAHNPFSMPQGGIEALNSQDPLTIKAFQYDAVCNGFEIASGSIRNQLPETMVKAFELTGKSRAEVEEQFGGLYRAFQYGAPPHGGAAFGIDRIVMLLCGAQNLREITLFPMNQQAEDLLMGAPSPAEPKQLRELHVRVIADTK, from the coding sequence ATGCACCGCTATCGCACCCACACCTGCGCCGCCCTTCGTCAGGGTGACGTGGGCAATAATGTGCGGCTCAGTGGCTGGGTGCATCGCGTCCGCGATCACGGCGGCCTGCTGTTCATCGACCTGCGCGACCACTACGGCCTGACTCAGCTGGTGATCGACCCCGATTCCAAGGCGTTCAAGCTGGCCGAGACCGTGCGGTCGGAATGGGTGATCCGCGTCGACGGAGAGGTGAAGCAGCGCACGCCCGAGACGGTCAACGCCAAGCAGCCGACCGGTGAAGTCGAAGTGTTCATCCGCGAGCTCGAGGTCCTGAGCGAGGCCACTGAGCTGCCGCTGCCGGTATTCGCGGAGCCGGACTATCCTGAGGATATCCGTCTCAAGTACCGCTTCCTCGACCTGCGGCGCGAAACCCTGCACGCCAACATCGTCAAGCGCACCAAGGTGATCTCGTCGATGCGCCGCCGCATGGGCGATATCGGCTTTGCCGAGTACTCGACGCCGATCCTCACCGCATCGTCGCCGGAAGGTGCGCGCGACTTCCTGGTGCCGAGCCGCATCCATCCTGGCAAGTTCTTCGCCCTGCCGCAGGCCCCGCAGCAGTACAAGCAACTGCTGATGGTGGCCGGCTTCGATCGCTACTTCCAGATCGCTCCGTGCTTCCGCGACGAAGACCCGCGGGCCGACCGTCTGCCGGGCGAGTTCTATCAGCTCGACCTCGAGATGAGCTTCGTCACCCAGGAGGAAATCTGGGACACCATGCAGCCCGTCATCACCGGGTTGTTCGAAGAGTTCGCCGATGGCAAGCCGGTGACGAAGGAGTGGCCGCGCATCCCGTACGATACGGCCGTCCGCAAGTACGGCTCCGACAAGCCGGACCTGCGCAACCCGATCGAGATGCAGGACGTCACCGAGCACTTCCGTGGCTCCGGCTTCGGCGTGTTCGCCAACCAGATCGCCAGCGACCCCAAGGTGGAAGTCTGGGCAATTCCGGCCAGGACCGGTGGCAGCCGTGCCTTCTGCGACCGCATGAACGCCTGGGCCCAGGGCCAGGGCCAGCCGGGTCTCGGCTACATCTTCTTCAAGGATGGCGCCGGCTCGGGCCCGGTTGCCAAGAACATCGGCGAAGAGCGCACCGCGGCGATCCGCACCCAACTCGGGCTTGCCGATGGCGATGCGGTGTTCTTCGTGCTCGGCCGTCCCGACAAGATGTACAAGTTCGCCGGCGAAGCGCGGGTGAAGATCGGTCTCGATCTCAACCTGACCGAGCTCGATCAGTTCAAGCTGTGCTGGATCGTCGACTTCCCGTTCTACGAATGGAGCGAGGAAGAAAAGCGCCTCGACTTCGCCCATAACCCCTTCTCGATGCCGCAGGGCGGGATCGAGGCGCTGAACAGCCAGGATCCGCTGACCATCAAGGCGTTCCAGTATGACGCGGTGTGCAACGGCTTCGAGATCGCCTCGGGCTCGATCCGCAATCAGCTGCCCGAGACCATGGTCAAGGCGTTCGAGCTGACCGGCAAGTCGCGCGCCGAGGTCGAGGAGCAGTTCGGCGGCCTCTATCGCGCCTTCCAGTACGGGGCTCCGCCGCATGGCGGCGCTGCCTTCGGCATCGATCGCATCGTCATGCTGCTCTGCGGCGCGCAGAACCTGCGCGAAATCACGCTGTTCCCGATGAACCAGCAGGCCGAAGACCTGCTGATGGGCGCCCCGAGCCCGGCCGAGCCCAAGCAACTGCGCGAGCTGCACGTGCGCGTCATCGCCGACACGAAGTGA
- a CDS encoding EAL domain-containing protein codes for MKSRYAHVLMLLAAIAAFLPVMAVDFVLDSYVRVRERALLQQSADGVAGRVQATAYEAISSLRRILADSPSLCTPSFIANVHRQMEQSLYLKQVLVENADGVQYCDALGKDVKYSPLSHPLSVPNQTETIEVAKYADLRMPVLKVTQAFGTTRKVSAFVPILAAEPDSLLSGLKPTSMVRVALTDGAEIVAVGDPKAYDGRGNVEYVTAESFAGELPIRVTAAVPFAILRADYGDLDASFTVVAALMCGAFLILALQYVRRSDLPAFDLERAIAAGELKPYYQPVINLRTGALAGCEVLCRWEKKNGEVVPPGAFIDYAEVTGLALPMTVSLMQQVKADLGGLCADMPDIKISINLFEGHFRDGNVVDDVHTIFANSAIGFRQLVFEITERKPLEKMAQAQSVIAGLHALGCRLAMDDAGTGHSNLAYLQTLGVDVVKIDRVFVDMIKPEGAPVPVLDGLIAMARDLGTEIVAEGVETEAQALYLRARGVVQAQGYLFAPALKAGAFRDLARALNAPVVLPGLPQVSAA; via the coding sequence TTGAAGTCCAGGTATGCCCATGTGCTGATGCTGCTCGCGGCCATCGCCGCGTTCCTGCCGGTCATGGCTGTGGATTTCGTGCTCGATTCCTACGTCCGGGTGCGCGAGCGGGCGCTGCTGCAGCAATCGGCCGACGGAGTGGCGGGCAGGGTGCAGGCGACCGCCTACGAGGCCATTTCCTCGCTGCGCCGCATCCTCGCCGACAGCCCGTCGCTCTGCACGCCCAGCTTCATTGCCAATGTCCACCGGCAGATGGAGCAGAGCCTCTATCTCAAGCAGGTGCTCGTCGAGAATGCCGACGGAGTGCAGTACTGCGATGCTCTAGGCAAGGACGTGAAATACTCGCCGCTGTCGCATCCGTTGTCGGTGCCCAACCAGACCGAGACCATCGAGGTGGCGAAATACGCCGATCTTCGCATGCCGGTACTGAAGGTGACGCAGGCGTTCGGCACGACGCGGAAAGTGTCGGCGTTCGTGCCGATCCTCGCGGCCGAACCCGACAGCCTGCTCAGCGGCCTGAAGCCCACTTCGATGGTGCGGGTGGCGCTGACCGATGGCGCCGAGATCGTCGCCGTGGGCGATCCCAAGGCCTATGACGGGCGGGGCAATGTCGAATACGTCACCGCCGAGAGCTTTGCCGGCGAGCTGCCGATCCGGGTGACGGCGGCGGTGCCGTTCGCCATCTTGCGGGCCGACTATGGCGATCTCGACGCGAGCTTCACCGTCGTCGCGGCGCTGATGTGCGGCGCCTTTCTGATCCTCGCGCTGCAATATGTGAGGCGCTCCGACCTGCCGGCTTTCGACCTCGAGCGGGCGATCGCGGCGGGCGAACTGAAGCCCTACTACCAGCCGGTGATCAACCTCAGGACCGGTGCGCTGGCCGGCTGCGAGGTGCTGTGCCGCTGGGAGAAGAAGAACGGCGAAGTGGTGCCGCCCGGCGCCTTCATCGACTATGCCGAGGTGACTGGCCTGGCGCTGCCGATGACCGTGAGTCTGATGCAGCAGGTGAAGGCCGATCTCGGCGGGCTGTGCGCCGACATGCCGGACATCAAGATCTCGATCAACCTGTTCGAGGGGCACTTTCGCGACGGCAACGTCGTCGACGACGTGCACACCATCTTCGCCAACTCTGCCATCGGCTTCCGCCAGCTGGTGTTCGAGATCACCGAACGCAAGCCGCTGGAGAAGATGGCGCAGGCGCAGAGCGTCATTGCCGGGTTGCACGCGCTCGGGTGCCGGCTCGCCATGGACGACGCGGGAACCGGGCACTCGAACCTCGCTTATCTGCAGACGCTGGGGGTCGACGTGGTGAAGATCGACCGGGTCTTTGTCGACATGATCAAGCCTGAGGGGGCGCCGGTGCCGGTGCTGGACGGGCTCATTGCCATGGCGCGGGACCTCGGGACCGAGATCGTCGCCGAGGGTGTCGAGACCGAGGCTCAGGCGCTGTACCTGAGGGCGCGTGGGGTAGTGCAGGCCCAGGGCTACCTGTTCGCCCCGGCGCTGAAGGCGGGAGCTTTCCGCGACCTGGCGCGGGCGCTGAATGCCCCGGTCGTGCTGCCGGGGCTGCCGCAGGTAAGCGCTGCCTAG
- a CDS encoding NADP-dependent malic enzyme yields MSADVTEQKKALREAALHFHQFPKPGKLEIQATKPLGNQRDLSLAYSPGVAAPCEEIAADPDAVTRYTSRGNLVAVISNGTAVLGLGNIGALASKPVMEGKAVLFKKFAGIDVFDIEVDETDPLKFIEVVRPLEPTFGGINLEDIKAPECFAIEEALRERMKIPVFHDDQHGTAIIVGAAVLNGLELSGKKIEDVKICTSGAGAAAIACLNILVALGAKLENIWVADKDGLLTDKRDDVNDKWRGRFCRQSNATTLAEVIDGADIFLGLSAAGALKPEMLEKMGPSPLILALANPNPEIMPEVAKEIRPDAMVCTGRSDYPNQVNNVLCFPFIFRGALDVGATTINEEMKLAAAQAIAKLAHDPGLEVSPSGQPAVYGPDHIIPNPFDQRLILRIAPAVARAAMESGVAKRPITDFQAYHDSLNRFVFRSGLVMKPVIDKVIGQQKRVAFADGEDERVLRAAQVMIEDRMAQPILIGRPQVIESRLQRFGLTIKPGRDFEVVNPEDDPRYRDYVELFHSLVGRNGVTPDIARTIVRTNTTVIAALSVKRGDADAMLCGFQGRFIKHVRDIRSIIGLQDGVKDVSALSMLIMPRGVFFLADTYVNMDPTPDELVAIALQARDHLKRFNIEARAALLSYSNFGSRDGDTAFKMREAYQKLKAVAPGMIIEGEMQGDLALNEDLRSRYIPDSVLKGEANLLLFPNLDSANLSMTLLKEMNNALAVGPILMGPRAPAHILAPSTTSRGIVNMTAIAASEAVALGERI; encoded by the coding sequence ATGTCTGCCGACGTGACCGAACAGAAGAAAGCGCTGCGTGAAGCGGCGCTGCATTTCCACCAGTTCCCCAAGCCCGGAAAGCTCGAGATTCAGGCCACCAAGCCGCTGGGCAACCAGCGCGACCTGTCGCTCGCCTATTCGCCCGGGGTCGCCGCGCCCTGCGAGGAAATCGCCGCCGATCCCGATGCCGTGACCAGGTACACCTCGCGCGGCAACCTGGTGGCGGTGATTTCGAACGGCACCGCGGTGCTTGGCCTCGGCAATATTGGGGCGCTGGCATCCAAGCCGGTGATGGAAGGCAAGGCCGTTCTGTTCAAGAAATTTGCCGGCATCGATGTGTTCGACATCGAGGTCGACGAGACCGATCCGCTCAAGTTCATCGAAGTGGTGCGGCCGCTCGAGCCGACCTTCGGTGGCATCAATCTCGAGGACATCAAGGCTCCCGAGTGCTTCGCCATAGAGGAAGCGTTGCGCGAGCGCATGAAGATTCCGGTGTTCCATGACGATCAGCATGGGACCGCGATCATCGTCGGCGCCGCGGTGCTGAACGGGCTCGAGCTCAGTGGCAAGAAGATCGAGGACGTGAAGATCTGCACGTCGGGGGCAGGGGCGGCGGCCATCGCCTGCCTCAACATCCTCGTTGCCCTCGGAGCAAAGCTCGAGAACATCTGGGTGGCCGACAAGGACGGTCTGCTGACCGACAAGCGCGACGACGTCAACGACAAGTGGCGCGGTCGCTTCTGCCGGCAGTCGAACGCGACCACGCTGGCCGAAGTGATCGATGGAGCCGATATCTTCCTCGGTCTTTCGGCCGCCGGCGCGTTGAAGCCTGAGATGCTCGAGAAGATGGGCCCGAGCCCGTTGATCCTGGCACTGGCCAACCCCAACCCGGAAATCATGCCCGAAGTGGCCAAGGAAATCCGGCCCGATGCGATGGTCTGCACCGGGCGCTCGGACTATCCCAACCAGGTCAACAACGTCCTCTGCTTCCCCTTCATCTTCCGCGGCGCGCTCGACGTCGGCGCCACCACCATCAACGAGGAAATGAAGCTCGCGGCGGCCCAGGCCATCGCCAAGCTGGCGCATGATCCTGGGCTCGAAGTGTCGCCCTCGGGCCAGCCGGCGGTCTACGGCCCCGACCACATCATCCCGAACCCGTTCGATCAGCGGCTGATCCTCCGCATCGCGCCCGCCGTGGCACGGGCGGCGATGGAAAGCGGGGTGGCCAAGCGCCCGATCACCGACTTCCAGGCCTATCACGACAGCCTCAACCGCTTCGTCTTCCGCTCCGGCCTGGTGATGAAGCCGGTGATCGACAAGGTGATCGGGCAGCAGAAGCGCGTGGCCTTCGCCGACGGCGAAGACGAGCGCGTGCTGCGGGCAGCGCAGGTGATGATCGAGGACCGCATGGCGCAGCCGATCCTGATCGGCCGCCCGCAGGTGATCGAGAGCCGGCTGCAGCGCTTCGGGCTGACCATCAAGCCGGGACGCGACTTCGAGGTGGTGAACCCTGAAGACGATCCGCGCTATCGCGACTATGTGGAGCTGTTCCACTCGCTGGTCGGCCGCAACGGCGTGACCCCCGACATCGCGCGCACGATCGTGCGCACCAACACCACGGTGATCGCGGCGCTGTCGGTCAAGCGCGGCGATGCCGACGCCATGCTCTGCGGCTTCCAGGGTCGCTTCATCAAGCACGTGCGCGATATCCGTTCGATCATCGGCCTGCAGGACGGGGTGAAGGATGTTTCGGCGCTGTCGATGCTGATCATGCCGCGCGGCGTCTTCTTCCTCGCCGACACCTACGTCAACATGGACCCGACCCCGGACGAGCTCGTGGCGATCGCGCTGCAGGCGCGCGACCACCTCAAGCGCTTCAACATCGAGGCCCGGGCCGCGCTGCTCAGTTACTCGAACTTCGGCTCGCGCGACGGCGATACCGCCTTCAAGATGCGGGAGGCCTATCAGAAGCTGAAGGCTGTGGCGCCGGGGATGATTATCGAAGGCGAGATGCAGGGTGACCTGGCGCTCAATGAGGATCTGCGCAGCCGCTACATCCCGGACTCGGTGCTGAAGGGCGAGGCCAATCTGCTGCTGTTTCCGAACCTCGACAGCGCCAACCTGTCGATGACGCTGCTCAAGGAAATGAACAACGCGCTCGCCGTCGGCCCGATCCTGATGGGACCGCGCGCCCCGGCCCACATCCTTGCCCCCTCGACCACCAGCCGCGGAATCGTCAATATGACGGCAATTGCCGCCAGCGAAGCGGTAGCATTGGGGGAGAGGATCTGA
- a CDS encoding Dabb family protein, whose product MIRHTVIFNLKHAHGSLMEKAFLRDALVLKEIPGVKKFEQLRQVSKKNDYEFGFSMEFADQAAYTAYNEHPKHVKFVKERWDREVEKFLEIDYVPV is encoded by the coding sequence ATGATCCGGCACACTGTCATATTCAACTTGAAGCACGCCCACGGCTCGCTGATGGAGAAGGCCTTTCTCCGGGACGCCTTGGTGCTCAAGGAAATCCCGGGCGTGAAGAAGTTCGAGCAGTTGCGACAGGTCTCGAAGAAGAACGATTACGAGTTCGGCTTCTCGATGGAGTTCGCCGACCAGGCTGCTTACACGGCCTACAATGAGCACCCCAAGCACGTGAAGTTCGTGAAAGAGCGCTGGGACCGCGAGGTCGAGAAGTTCCTGGAGATCGACTACGTGCCGGTGTGA
- a CDS encoding nucleotidyltransferase family protein has product MRPSKVFEKNRGLIREVAARYRVANPRVFGSVLHGSDKEGSDIDIVVDVLPDTSLFDLTGLQSDLEQALGVPVDVITSTGLHRFIRDKVLAEAQPV; this is encoded by the coding sequence ATGCGCCCGTCCAAGGTATTTGAGAAGAACCGGGGATTGATCCGCGAGGTCGCCGCGCGCTACCGCGTGGCAAATCCTCGCGTCTTTGGCTCCGTACTGCATGGATCGGACAAGGAAGGCAGCGACATAGACATTGTCGTCGACGTTCTGCCGGACACGAGCCTGTTCGACTTGACCGGGCTGCAAAGTGATTTGGAGCAGGCGCTCGGTGTTCCGGTAGATGTCATAACGTCAACCGGCCTTCATCGTTTCATTCGCGACAAGGTGCTGGCGGAGGCGCAACCAGTGTGA
- a CDS encoding AMP nucleosidase — translation MDTITPPALPQKAFTDPHAAWAYVAEIYHRNTGFIREQLLGLTRGRVPKGRVRAFYPEVQVTSRSYGKTDSTLPYGYLHTPGIYRTTITAPDLFKTYLIEQFDVILRNHGGAIEVGESSTRIPLHFAIPSTERIDGEAINALPIPLRDLFDVPDLQDTDDEIANGTFVPPPGGPYPLAHFTAPRVDYSLQRLSHYTGTEAEHFQNFVIFTNYGFYMDEFARVAERYMLEGHPEYDSFVEPGGFATLNQRLGGGTSGLRATRIPQMPALHLTMPRNRGITIVNIGVGPSNAKTITDHIAVLRPHAWIMLGHCAGLRNSQELGDYVLAHAYLREDHVLDADLPVTVPIPALAEVQVALEKAVAEITHLEGIETKRIMRTGTVATFDNRNWELRDQAEITRQLSQSRAVALDMESATIAANGFRFRVPYGTLLCVSDKPLHGELKLPGMASDFYRTQVNRHFQIGLRAMEILRDQPPERLHSRKLRSFAETAFQ, via the coding sequence ATGGACACCATCACTCCGCCGGCGCTGCCGCAGAAGGCCTTCACCGATCCCCACGCAGCCTGGGCCTATGTCGCCGAGATCTACCACCGCAATACCGGGTTCATTCGCGAGCAGTTGCTGGGGCTGACACGCGGCCGCGTGCCCAAGGGGCGGGTGCGGGCTTTCTATCCCGAGGTGCAGGTCACCTCACGCAGCTACGGCAAGACCGACAGCACCCTGCCCTACGGCTACCTCCACACACCGGGCATCTACCGCACCACGATCACCGCTCCCGACCTGTTCAAGACCTACCTGATCGAGCAGTTCGACGTGATCCTTCGCAATCACGGCGGCGCCATCGAGGTCGGCGAATCCTCCACCCGTATCCCGCTGCATTTCGCCATTCCCTCGACCGAGCGGATCGACGGCGAGGCCATCAACGCCCTGCCGATCCCGTTGCGCGATCTGTTCGATGTGCCGGACCTGCAGGATACCGACGACGAGATCGCCAACGGCACCTTCGTGCCGCCGCCGGGCGGCCCCTATCCGCTGGCGCATTTCACCGCGCCGCGCGTCGACTACTCGTTGCAGCGGCTCAGCCACTATACCGGCACCGAAGCCGAGCATTTCCAGAACTTCGTGATCTTCACGAACTACGGCTTCTACATGGACGAGTTCGCCCGCGTGGCCGAGCGCTACATGCTGGAAGGTCATCCCGAGTATGACAGCTTCGTCGAGCCCGGCGGCTTCGCAACGCTCAACCAACGGCTCGGCGGCGGCACCTCAGGGCTGCGCGCCACGCGCATCCCGCAGATGCCGGCGCTGCACCTCACCATGCCGCGCAACCGCGGCATCACCATCGTCAATATCGGCGTCGGCCCCTCCAACGCCAAGACCATCACCGACCACATCGCGGTGCTGCGGCCGCATGCCTGGATCATGCTCGGCCATTGCGCGGGCCTCAGGAACTCACAGGAACTGGGCGACTATGTGCTCGCCCATGCATACCTTCGCGAGGACCATGTGCTCGACGCCGACCTGCCGGTGACGGTGCCGATCCCGGCGCTGGCCGAAGTGCAGGTGGCGCTCGAAAAGGCCGTGGCCGAGATCACCCATCTCGAAGGGATCGAGACCAAACGCATCATGCGCACCGGCACGGTCGCGACCTTCGACAACCGCAACTGGGAGTTGCGCGACCAGGCCGAGATCACCCGGCAGCTATCGCAATCGCGCGCCGTGGCGCTCGACATGGAATCGGCCACTATCGCCGCCAACGGCTTCCGCTTCCGCGTGCCGTACGGCACGCTGCTCTGCGTTTCCGACAAGCCGCTGCACGGCGAACTGAAGCTCCCGGGCATGGCGTCGGACTTCTACCGCACGCAGGTAAACCGCCATTTCCAGATCGGGCTCAGGGCCATGGAGATTTTGCGCGACCAGCCGCCGGAGCGGCTGCATTCGCGGAAGCTTCGGAGCTTTGCGGAGACGGCGTTCCAGTAG
- a CDS encoding DUF1993 domain-containing protein, whose protein sequence is MSLSMYAITVPVFTRYLNNLDAILVKAEVNAAERKIKPEVLVSSRLAPDMHPLAFQVQSTTDRIKFTLARLTGRTPPSWEDNETTLADLRARVKKALEFVATFSEADLAGSEGKTLTLKVRGEDTQVPAIEHVTLNAVPQIFFHITSAYAILRHNGVPIGKRDFTGG, encoded by the coding sequence ATGTCGCTTTCCATGTACGCGATCACCGTTCCGGTGTTCACGCGCTATCTCAATAACCTCGACGCCATTCTGGTGAAAGCCGAGGTCAACGCCGCCGAGCGCAAGATCAAGCCGGAAGTGCTGGTGTCGTCGCGGCTGGCTCCAGACATGCATCCGCTGGCCTTCCAGGTGCAATCGACCACCGACCGCATCAAGTTCACCCTGGCGCGGTTGACCGGCCGCACGCCGCCGAGCTGGGAAGACAATGAGACGACGCTGGCGGACCTGCGGGCCCGCGTCAAGAAGGCGCTCGAATTCGTCGCGACCTTCTCGGAGGCCGATCTCGCCGGCAGCGAAGGCAAGACGTTGACCCTCAAGGTGCGCGGTGAGGATACTCAGGTGCCGGCGATTGAGCACGTCACGCTCAACGCCGTGCCGCAGATATTCTTCCATATCACCTCGGCCTACGCGATCCTGCGCCACAACGGCGTGCCGATCGGCAAGCGCGACTTCACCGGCGGCTGA
- a CDS encoding sulfite oxidase-like oxidoreductase, with protein MSSDDDLPEDSKLTKTKSRWAELGKFLTGQLSRPEDARLPPGQHLVKNWPILDLGQTPNVAREVWRLDIAGAVERPQTWSFDDLLAQPQVDRLSDIHCVTSWSRYDNHWKGVTTHQLMDAVGVKPEARFVLFSSSDGYTTNMAIEDFASEQALIAHSWENEPLSRDHGGPVRLVVPHLYFWKSPKWLKRIEFAERDHRGFWEVRGYHNHADPWKEERYS; from the coding sequence ATGTCCAGCGACGACGATCTCCCGGAAGACAGCAAGCTCACAAAGACCAAATCGCGCTGGGCGGAACTCGGCAAGTTCCTGACCGGGCAACTGTCGCGTCCCGAGGACGCCCGCCTGCCGCCTGGCCAGCATCTGGTCAAGAACTGGCCGATCCTCGACCTGGGCCAGACCCCGAACGTCGCCCGCGAGGTCTGGCGCCTCGACATCGCCGGTGCCGTCGAGCGGCCGCAGACCTGGTCGTTCGACGACCTGCTGGCGCAGCCGCAGGTCGACAGGCTCAGCGATATCCACTGCGTCACCAGTTGGTCGCGCTATGACAACCACTGGAAGGGTGTGACGACCCACCAGCTGATGGACGCAGTGGGGGTGAAGCCGGAGGCGCGTTTCGTGCTGTTCAGCTCCAGCGACGGCTATACCACGAACATGGCGATCGAGGATTTCGCCTCCGAGCAGGCGCTGATCGCCCACAGCTGGGAGAACGAACCGCTCAGCCGCGACCATGGCGGCCCGGTCCGGCTGGTGGTGCCGCATCTCTACTTCTGGAAAAGCCCGAAATGGCTGAAGCGCATCGAGTTCGCCGAGCGCGATCACCGCGGCTTCTGGGAAGTTCGCGGCTATCACAACCATGCCGACCCGTGGAAGGAAGAGCGCTACTCCTGA
- a CDS encoding DUF2076 domain-containing protein: MLNPEDRRAIEGLFDRLADVERRNPERDPEAQELIDREIVRQPGAPYYMAQTILVQQHALEVAERRIAELERQAEERGRGGMFGGLFDDGHGRQNRYEDSRQVQRNRNPWDRREEPGEARAQRGQMAAGGGFLAGAAQTALGVAGGVLLGSAIGSLFGAGGANAAESSASDGAAADAGNDNVNDQDQGAGQDGGDHAGGDWGDFGGGDGGGFDMGGDF; encoded by the coding sequence ATGCTGAACCCCGAAGACCGCCGCGCCATTGAAGGCCTGTTCGACCGGCTTGCCGATGTCGAGCGCCGCAACCCCGAGCGCGATCCCGAAGCGCAGGAGCTGATCGACCGCGAGATCGTGCGGCAGCCGGGCGCTCCGTATTACATGGCTCAAACCATCCTTGTGCAGCAGCATGCCCTCGAGGTTGCCGAGCGCCGCATCGCCGAGCTGGAGCGCCAAGCCGAGGAGCGTGGCCGCGGCGGTATGTTCGGCGGGCTCTTCGACGACGGCCATGGTCGCCAGAACCGCTATGAGGATAGTCGGCAGGTGCAGCGCAACCGCAATCCGTGGGATCGCCGCGAGGAGCCGGGCGAGGCTCGCGCCCAACGCGGGCAGATGGCGGCTGGCGGCGGGTTTCTCGCCGGAGCGGCACAGACGGCGCTCGGTGTTGCCGGCGGCGTGCTGCTCGGCAGCGCCATCGGCTCGCTGTTCGGTGCCGGCGGAGCCAACGCGGCCGAGAGTTCTGCAAGCGATGGGGCGGCGGCCGATGCCGGTAACGACAATGTCAACGACCAGGATCAGGGCGCCGGCCAGGATGGCGGCGACCATGCCGGAGGCGACTGGGGCGATTTCGGCGGCGGCGACGGTGGTGGGTTCGACATGGGTGGGGATTTCTGA
- a CDS encoding exopolysaccharide biosynthesis protein: MTEPHAEIDLSKVDKAEGADRLSAILMAIAAAEDRDRISIGDLLEALKRRALGALMFIFAIITALPMPPGVSAIVGAPLVFLSAQLMLGMNAWLPRIITDRSLSRVDFHRVMKAASPWLARAEGIMRPRLEFLAKPPAVYFAGFVAFVMALLVLLPIPGANMAPSIAICIIALGLLERDGIWIVLGALVGIVSTAVVAGIYWVLISWAVGVVLSFFGLGAPPPAPAV; the protein is encoded by the coding sequence ATGACAGAGCCGCATGCAGAAATTGACCTATCGAAAGTGGACAAGGCCGAGGGCGCGGATCGCCTCTCGGCCATCCTCATGGCCATCGCCGCAGCCGAGGACCGCGATCGGATCTCCATCGGCGATCTGCTCGAGGCCTTGAAACGTCGGGCGCTCGGCGCCCTGATGTTCATCTTCGCCATCATCACGGCGCTGCCTATGCCGCCCGGCGTGTCGGCGATCGTCGGCGCACCGCTGGTCTTCCTGAGCGCTCAGCTGATGCTGGGGATGAACGCCTGGCTGCCGCGCATCATTACCGATCGCTCGCTGAGCCGGGTCGATTTCCATCGCGTCATGAAGGCCGCCTCGCCCTGGCTGGCGCGGGCGGAAGGCATCATGAGGCCGCGCCTCGAGTTCCTGGCCAAGCCGCCGGCGGTCTATTTCGCCGGCTTCGTCGCCTTCGTAATGGCGCTGCTGGTGCTGCTACCGATCCCCGGCGCCAACATGGCCCCTTCGATCGCCATCTGCATCATCGCGCTGGGGCTGCTCGAACGCGACGGCATCTGGATCGTGCTGGGCGCCTTGGTGGGCATCGTCTCCACGGCGGTGGTCGCCGGGATCTACTGGGTCCTGATCAGCTGGGCGGTCGGCGTCGTGCTCAGCTTCTTTGGGCTGGGGGCACCGCCGCCGGCACCGGCGGTCTAG
- a CDS encoding cell wall hydrolase — protein MAGSLKLLFAAPMLLSLVAGCATFSLGGLSSRDCLARAMYFESNRSSEEGMLAVGTVVMNRVADKRYPQSVCGVVGQKNQFAPGVLSKKMTEKRSAAMAYSVADQVLRGARHPTLSRDVKHFHTAGYRFSYNNMFYVLEAGGNNFYEKRKAGTFTNDPFAALAYW, from the coding sequence TTGGCTGGGTCACTCAAGCTGCTGTTCGCGGCGCCGATGCTGTTGAGTCTCGTCGCCGGCTGCGCCACTTTCTCCCTCGGCGGCCTTTCCTCACGCGATTGCCTGGCGCGGGCCATGTACTTCGAGTCCAATCGCTCGAGCGAAGAGGGCATGCTTGCCGTCGGCACGGTGGTGATGAACCGCGTGGCCGACAAGCGCTATCCGCAGTCGGTTTGCGGTGTGGTGGGCCAGAAGAACCAGTTCGCCCCGGGCGTGTTGTCGAAGAAGATGACCGAGAAGCGCTCGGCGGCAATGGCCTACAGCGTTGCCGACCAGGTATTGCGCGGCGCCCGCCACCCGACGCTGTCCCGCGATGTGAAGCACTTCCACACCGCCGGCTACCGCTTCTCGTACAACAACATGTTCTACGTGCTGGAAGCGGGCGGGAACAATTTCTACGAGAAGCGTAAGGCCGGGACTTTCACCAACGATCCGTTTGCGGCGCTGGCCTACTGGTAA